The Terriglobales bacterium genomic sequence TATGTCGCCAACGGCGGAAAACTGAAGCTGTTCCAGCAGGTGTGGATCGGCGAGCCGCCCAACAACGATCTTTACGATCACGGCTTCGTGGAAGAAACGCGCGCCGAAATCCGCTACGTGGTTGACTCCATCCACGGACGCGGCGACGTGCCGCCGCGCCGCACCCGCGGCAGCGGCATCTATGACAGCGACATCTCCGGCCACGTCGCCGCCATCCTCTTCGGCCGCGAAATCGAGCCCTCGATCGCGATCCGCACCAACGTCATCAACCTCGGCCGGAGCTCCTACAACGGCCAGTACATTTCAATTTCCGGCGCAACCGCCACCGAGGTCTGGTGCGCCGAAATGCTCGACTACCTCGTCCGCTACGAGACCGACACCTACAACTGGCAGCATCCCGTCGCGATGGTGAACTGGCCGCCGCTCGATCCCATCGTCCATCCCACCGAGGCGCCCACCAGCGAAGAAGTCCGCTTCCGCATCCGCCGCGGCGAGCAGTTGGCCGCCCCCAAGGAACTCGAAGACGACACCGACGTCGTCTCCATCGACGAAGCCAGGTTCCGCGTTTCACCCGCTTTCCGCGCCGGACTCTTTGCCTCATACCACGTCTATCCGTTCTTTCCCGATTTCCTCCTCCTCGACCCCAAGTACCTGCGCGCTCGCGACTCCATCGGTCCCAACCCGGTGTTCGGCTACCTGCAGGAGCTGCGCGGCCGCATTCCCTATCCGCTGGTCATCACCGAGTTTGGTCTGCCCAACTCGATTGGCATCTCGCACTTCCATCCTTACGGCTGGCACCACGGCGGCCAGACCGAGCAGGACCAGGCCGCCGCCCTCGTCCATTTGTGGCGCGGCATTCGCGAGTCCGGATGCGCCGGGGGCGTGGTTTTCGAGCTGATGGACGAGTGGTTCAAGCACAACTGGCTCACCGTCGACTTCGAAAAGCCGCTCGAACGCGCCAATCTGTGGCTCAACGACCTCGATCCGGAAAAGCGCTTCGGCCTGCTCGGTTTCCATACCTCCAAGTGGAAGCTCTTCGCCGCCGCTGACGACGCCGCCTGGCAGGCCGAGCAGTTGCTCTACACCGGTTCCGGCAACCGCGCAGACGAATCGGGCCCGCGCTTGCGCAGCCTGCGCTTTGCCAGCGACGAGGGCTACCTGTATTTGCGCCTCGATGTCACCTGCCTGGAGTGCCGCGGCCGCGCCGCTCGCGGCAAGACCGCTGGCGCGCTCGCCGATCGCGCCTACGTCGTCGCCATCAACACCACGCCCAACCTCGCCGGCATCCGCCAGCTTCCTTTCTCGCGCCTCGACCTGAAGAGCGGCGCCAACTTCCTGCTCTTCCTCGGTTCCCCCACCGAATCGCGTCTGCTGGTCGCCGACAACTACAACCCGTTCGCGCTCGTTCCCAAGCCCGGCGTGCCCGGCGAAACCGCGCTCATCTATCGCCGCAACTACACGCCTGCATTGCAGCTCGCCGGCTCCTTCGGCGAGTTCGTCGTCGAAACCAACCGCCGCCGCTTTGGACGCGACGGCACCGCCTACCCTGCGCACCGCTACAGCCGCAGCGTGTTGCGCTACGGCAACCCGAATCCCTCGGCGCAGGACTATGATTCGCTTTCCGAGTGGTACGCCGACGCGAAGCGCAACCTCATCCTCGTCAGGATTCCCTGGGGCAAGCTCGTGCTCACCGATCCCTCGAGCCGGCAGGCGTTTTTCGGCTACGATGCCGAAGCTCACGTCCGCTCCATCCTTACGCCTGCGATTGAGCTTTCCGTTTACGAGCTGGCAAACGCAACCACCGCCGACAAGCTCTCATCGGCGCGGCTCGTGGCCAGCTATCCCCCGGCCAGCGGCGGAGTAGTGCAAAATGTGCAGCGCGTCGGCTGGAAGGATTGGCAGGCCGTCGCTGCCGATCCCTATGTGAAGAAGTCTTACTATGCGATCCAGAAGGAATTCTCGGCCGTTACCGGTCGCGCGCCTGCCGTGGAAAATCGCGGCTTGCGCGCTGACCGCGCTGCTGCTGATGGCGGCGGCCCCCCCGGCCGATAAAGACGACCTGCTCCGCGACGCCGACGCCTATGCCGACCAGGGCCGGCTCGCTCAGGCGCGCAGCGCTTACGAGCGCGCCATCGCCGCCGGCGCCCGCCTGGACAACGATTTCCCCCGCGCCTACAACCTCGGCCTCTGCTACCTGAACGGCAAACCGCAGGATTTCGGCAAGGCGGCGCAGTGGCTCGAAAATGCCGTCCGCGCCAACCCCAGGCATGACGACGCCCGCATCAACCTCGCCCACGCTTACGCCTGGGGGCGC encodes the following:
- a CDS encoding tetratricopeptide repeat protein codes for the protein MIGWIWRWISNRVIAGVIILFVAVGVYEFRFKPQYKPIYEQGVADYRAGRYAAALTELQRAYEIAPNAVDVIMMMGWTELKLRHFEEARFYFDRVLRIDPRLEEARIGASFVAMETGKGELDARLLAKVLDRRSGDPNVRILIAAALVNEGKNFDAARLYRDLSGDRHYGNAARLALEQMYGMKGFTDKMAEELPPANRPAQLQFRYRADAGGFFEQQKGDAWAPFYIAGVNLGPAAPGYYPGSPPTDGDFYAAWIKQADNLSGNVLRAYTLLPPGFYRAYRHYVANGGKLKLFQQVWIGEPPNNDLYDHGFVEETRAEIRYVVDSIHGRGDVPPRRTRGSGIYDSDISGHVAAILFGREIEPSIAIRTNVINLGRSSYNGQYISISGATATEVWCAEMLDYLVRYETDTYNWQHPVAMVNWPPLDPIVHPTEAPTSEEVRFRIRRGEQLAAPKELEDDTDVVSIDEARFRVSPAFRAGLFASYHVYPFFPDFLLLDPKYLRARDSIGPNPVFGYLQELRGRIPYPLVITEFGLPNSIGISHFHPYGWHHGGQTEQDQAAALVHLWRGIRESGCAGGVVFELMDEWFKHNWLTVDFEKPLERANLWLNDLDPEKRFGLLGFHTSKWKLFAAADDAAWQAEQLLYTGSGNRADESGPRLRSLRFASDEGYLYLRLDVTCLECRGRAARGKTAGALADRAYVVAINTTPNLAGIRQLPFSRLDLKSGANFLLFLGSPTESRLLVADNYNPFALVPKPGVPGETALIYRRNYTPALQLAGSFGEFVVETNRRRFGRDGTAYPAHRYSRSVLRYGNPNPSAQDYDSLSEWYADAKRNLILVRIPWGKLVLTDPSSRQAFFGYDAEAHVRSILTPAIELSVYELANATTADKLSSARLVASYPPASGGVVQNVQRVGWKDWQAVAADPYVKKSYYAIQKEFSAVTGRAPAVENRGLRADRAAADGGGPPGR